The Terriglobia bacterium genome contains a region encoding:
- a CDS encoding oligopeptide transporter, OPT family, which yields MSSDVGGINGIPVGKENLDRVGIVNENAHLAGFRPFIPAEAHLRELGILPLIMGTILGVVFGASSLYLVLKVGLTVSASIPVAVISITIFRVLSKLGLRDATILENNIVQTAGSAGESIAFGIGVTMPAILILGFDLELTRVMLVAILGGLLGILMMIPLRRALIVAQHGVLKYPEGTACAEVLKAGASAESRAAAAEGARHTGIIDEATTGGKTIMAGFGIGFLYYGIQEIWKTWKEYPTKVFGKPFEAASISIENNPALLGVGYIIGPRISCIMTAGGVLSYLVLIPAIKFFGSGWNIPLAPETAHLIKDMSVSQIQKAYVLYIGAGAVAAGGIISLIRSLPVIWSGLMGGLADLRRTRSAAAAGAPRTDHDLSMKFVLGGIIALLLAIMIAPQLNLRGNLVGALLIVAFGFLFVTVSSRLTGEIGSSSNPISGMTVATLLLTCLVFLIIGWTAPPYFVTALSIGGIVCIAASNGGTTSQDLKTGFLVGSTPKFQQIAILVGALASAVVLGPILLAMNQSGTVYVPVSQNRDFTFPAGFHFNPDQYLKNGDQPKRDTVKGSQARADGNSYYVVHKTTPEYGPSGRYLVNDQGVPVYLADPGINGIYDKLPGSNQSVPKFTAPKATLMSYIIKGILSGELPWGLVLLGVMTSVVLELSGIPSLAFAVGMYLPLSTSTPIFVGGMVRWGVDRYLRKKPENLALTEEEMAAKTDQSPGVLLASGYIAGATLAGVIYSFLNLSEGVTVRLNGFEDWATKNNPFFEGRYSDLLGLVPLVILTVVLYIVGRELLLKPKPYVQGTQ from the coding sequence ATGTCATCTGATGTCGGTGGAATAAACGGAATACCGGTCGGAAAGGAAAACCTGGACCGGGTGGGCATTGTCAATGAAAACGCTCACCTTGCAGGGTTCAGGCCGTTCATTCCCGCAGAAGCGCATTTGCGGGAACTGGGTATTCTGCCTCTGATCATGGGAACGATTCTCGGAGTGGTCTTCGGCGCTTCGTCGCTCTATCTTGTCCTGAAGGTGGGGCTCACGGTCAGCGCCTCGATCCCGGTCGCCGTCATCTCGATCACGATATTCCGTGTTCTTTCCAAACTCGGCCTCCGCGATGCGACCATTTTAGAAAATAACATCGTTCAGACCGCGGGTTCCGCAGGCGAATCCATTGCGTTCGGCATCGGCGTGACGATGCCGGCCATCCTCATCCTCGGTTTCGATCTCGAATTGACGCGCGTGATGCTGGTCGCGATTCTAGGCGGCCTGCTTGGAATTCTGATGATGATTCCTTTGCGGCGCGCCCTGATAGTGGCGCAGCATGGGGTTTTGAAATATCCCGAAGGCACGGCCTGCGCCGAAGTTCTGAAGGCCGGCGCTTCCGCCGAGTCGCGGGCGGCAGCGGCTGAAGGCGCACGGCACACAGGAATTATCGACGAAGCGACAACGGGCGGAAAGACCATCATGGCTGGCTTCGGTATCGGATTCCTGTATTACGGCATCCAGGAAATCTGGAAGACCTGGAAGGAATACCCGACGAAGGTTTTCGGCAAACCCTTCGAGGCGGCGTCGATTTCGATCGAAAACAACCCGGCCCTCCTCGGCGTCGGATACATCATCGGTCCGCGCATTTCCTGCATCATGACCGCCGGCGGCGTGCTGTCGTATCTCGTACTGATTCCGGCCATCAAATTCTTCGGCAGCGGCTGGAACATACCGCTGGCGCCGGAAACCGCGCACCTGATCAAAGACATGTCAGTTTCGCAGATCCAGAAAGCCTACGTGCTCTACATCGGAGCCGGCGCCGTGGCTGCCGGCGGAATTATCAGCCTGATCCGCTCGCTGCCGGTGATCTGGAGCGGACTCATGGGCGGGCTCGCGGATCTCAGACGGACAAGATCGGCTGCGGCGGCCGGCGCGCCGCGCACGGACCACGATCTTTCGATGAAGTTCGTTCTAGGCGGCATCATCGCGCTGCTGCTCGCCATCATGATTGCGCCGCAACTCAATCTGCGCGGCAACCTGGTCGGCGCCCTGCTCATCGTGGCTTTCGGGTTCCTGTTTGTGACTGTATCGTCGCGGCTGACCGGGGAAATCGGTTCTTCATCGAATCCCATTTCCGGCATGACGGTCGCGACGCTGCTGCTGACATGTCTGGTGTTCCTGATCATCGGCTGGACCGCGCCCCCCTATTTCGTTACGGCGCTCTCGATCGGCGGCATCGTCTGCATCGCGGCCTCGAACGGCGGAACGACATCGCAGGACTTGAAAACAGGATTCCTGGTCGGCTCGACACCGAAATTCCAGCAGATCGCCATCCTGGTCGGAGCGCTTGCCTCCGCCGTGGTGCTGGGACCGATCCTGCTTGCAATGAATCAATCCGGCACGGTCTACGTGCCGGTCTCACAAAACAGAGACTTCACGTTTCCTGCAGGCTTCCACTTCAATCCAGACCAATACCTGAAGAATGGGGACCAGCCGAAGCGGGACACAGTCAAAGGGTCGCAAGCCAGGGCCGACGGTAATTCATACTACGTGGTTCATAAAACCACGCCGGAATATGGTCCCTCCGGCCGTTACCTCGTCAACGATCAAGGTGTTCCGGTTTATCTCGCCGATCCGGGCATCAACGGAATCTACGACAAGCTTCCGGGCAGCAATCAAAGCGTTCCCAAATTCACGGCGCCCAAAGCGACCCTGATGTCTTACATCATCAAGGGCATCCTGAGCGGCGAACTGCCATGGGGACTGGTATTGCTGGGAGTGATGACGTCGGTTGTCCTCGAATTGAGCGGGATACCTTCGCTGGCATTTGCAGTGGGCATGTATCTGCCGCTCTCCACCTCGACGCCGATCTTCGTCGGCGGCATGGTCCGCTGGGGCGTGGACCGGTATCTGCGCAAGAAACCTGAGAATCTGGCGCTGACCGAAGAGGAAATGGCCGCGAAGACCGACCAGAGTCCGGGTGTGCTCCTTGCTTCCGGATATATCGCCGGCGCGACGCTCGCCGGTGTCATTTACAGCTTTCTGAACCTCAGTGAAGGCGTCACTGTAAGGCTGAACGGCTTCGAAGACTGGGCGACGAAGAATAATCCGTTTTTTGAAGGACGCTACTCGGATCTCCTGGGTCTCGTTCCGCTCGTGATCCTGACCGTCGTGCTTTACATCGTCGGACGGGAACTTCTCCTCAAACCGAAGCCCTACGTTCAAGGTACACAGTGA
- a CDS encoding aldo/keto reductase produces MQYTRLGNTGLVVSRLAFGAMTFGSGKGTMFEAISKVDQPLASELVAKALDAGINHFNTADVYTAGQSEEFLGKALGARRKDVVISTKVGFRSGDALVHQGLSRHHILESAEGSLKRLNTDYIDVYLVHRLDPYTPVEETVDALDSLVRSGKVRYVGFSNWNAWIAGKGLGIQRQHGWAEFKAAELYYSLVGRDLEHELAAFVQDSGIGVFVWSPLAGGFLSGKYTRENPKGDGGRLTAFDMLPYDKEKGYQIVDRLRSIGKAHNSSPAQVALAWVLGKPFVSSILLGANKFSQLEENLGAADLRIAKEDLAALDEMTAPAQVYPNFFSARVVDEPLRQALSRTSHG; encoded by the coding sequence ATGCAATATACACGCCTTGGGAATACGGGATTAGTGGTTTCGCGCCTGGCGTTCGGGGCCATGACTTTCGGCTCGGGCAAGGGCACGATGTTCGAAGCTATATCTAAGGTCGACCAGCCTCTGGCGAGTGAGCTTGTGGCGAAGGCGCTCGATGCGGGTATCAATCATTTCAATACGGCGGATGTCTATACGGCAGGCCAGTCGGAAGAGTTTCTCGGTAAAGCCCTCGGCGCCCGCCGCAAAGACGTCGTGATCTCCACGAAAGTGGGCTTTCGAAGCGGCGACGCCCTGGTTCATCAGGGGTTGTCGCGCCATCATATTCTCGAGTCCGCCGAAGGCAGCCTGAAGCGGTTGAATACGGATTACATTGATGTGTACCTCGTGCATCGGCTTGATCCTTACACCCCGGTCGAGGAGACGGTGGATGCGCTCGATAGCCTCGTGAGATCCGGCAAGGTCCGGTATGTCGGTTTCTCCAATTGGAATGCCTGGATCGCGGGAAAAGGGCTCGGGATCCAACGTCAACACGGCTGGGCGGAGTTCAAGGCAGCGGAACTGTATTACTCGCTCGTCGGCCGCGATCTGGAACACGAACTGGCTGCGTTTGTTCAGGATTCCGGGATCGGCGTTTTTGTATGGAGTCCGCTTGCGGGCGGCTTTCTCAGCGGGAAATACACCAGGGAGAATCCGAAGGGCGACGGCGGCCGGCTGACGGCTTTCGACATGCTTCCGTACGACAAGGAGAAGGGCTACCAGATTGTCGATCGCCTGCGGTCCATCGGCAAGGCTCACAACTCCAGTCCGGCGCAGGTGGCGCTGGCCTGGGTTCTCGGCAAGCCGTTCGTGAGTTCGATCCTGCTTGGAGCGAACAAGTTCTCGCAACTGGAGGAGAACCTCGGCGCCGCGGATCTGAGGATTGCGAAGGAAGATCTGGCGGCGCTCGATGAGATGACGGCTCCCGCGCAGGTCTATCCGAACTTCTTCAGCGCGCGCGTCGTGGATGAGCCGTTGCGTCAGGCCCTCAGCCGGACCTCGCATGGTTGA
- a CDS encoding DUF6152 family protein, translating into MKSLRIGILLVIATCCVAASAYAHHSAAGIDQTKTVSLEGLVKEFKWANPHSWIELEVKNAKGDNEIWNLEMNPPTYLVRAGWKSTTIKPGDKIKFSAHPFKNGDPGGIFMSVTLPDGRTLTQNAPRGNAPPAPAYEQK; encoded by the coding sequence ATGAAGAGTTTGCGGATTGGAATCCTACTGGTGATCGCCACTTGCTGCGTCGCCGCCTCGGCCTATGCGCACCATTCCGCCGCCGGAATCGATCAGACCAAAACCGTATCGCTGGAAGGGCTCGTCAAGGAGTTCAAGTGGGCGAATCCCCATTCCTGGATTGAACTCGAGGTCAAAAATGCCAAGGGCGATAACGAAATCTGGAACCTCGAAATGAATCCGCCGACCTATCTGGTTCGCGCCGGCTGGAAGTCCACGACGATCAAACCCGGCGATAAGATCAAATTCAGCGCGCATCCTTTCAAGAATGGAGATCCGGGCGGAATCTTCATGTCGGTTACTCTGCCGGACGGCCGCACTCTCACGCAAAACGCTCCGCGTGGCAACGCTCCACCGGCTCCTGCCTACGAGCAGAAGTAA